The Ictalurus punctatus breed USDA103 chromosome 15, Coco_2.0, whole genome shotgun sequence DNA window ccgAAGATAGAAGCAGCGGGATGAATTCTGAAATGGATATGAATATATTCTCTTCTCAGATTCAGACAAATTCAGTGAAGTTAATCGGATGGTGCTTCACTTTACAGAtggacagtgacccaaaacatactgcaaaagcaacccagggttttttttaaaagcaaagaaGTGGAATATTCTGcaatggccaagtcagtcacctgatctcaatccgattgacAAAACttaaggcagaaagacccacgaACATGCAACACCTGAAGACAGCTGCAGGAAACACCTGGCAAAGCATCACAAACTAGGAAACCCAGCGcctggtgatgtccatgggttcctgACTTCAAGCAGTCGTTGCCTGCAAAGGATTCTCgacaaagtattaaaaatgaacattttatttatgattatgttcatCTGTCCAATTACATTTGAGCCCCTGAAATAAGGGAATTGTGTCTAAAAATGGTTGCAATTCCTAAACGTTTCATATGATAACCCCTTGAATCAAAGCTACAAGTCTGCAGTTCCATTGCATCTCAGTTGTTTAATTTTAAATCCACTGTGGTGGCGTACAGAGCCGAAATTATGAAAATAGGCTCGGTCCAAATATTTGCAGACCtaactacatacatacatacatacatacatacatgcatgcacacatgcacacatacatacaaacatacatgcacacatacatacatgcacacatgcacacatacatacatacatacatgcacacatacatacatacatgcacgcatacatacatgcacgcatacatacatgcacacatacatacatacatacatacatgcacacatacatacatacatgcacgcatacatacatacatacatgcacacatacatacatacatgcacgcatacatacatgcacacatacatacatacatacatacatgcacacatacatacatacatacatacatacatacatgcacacaaacatacatacatgcacacatacatacatacatacatacatgcacacatacatacatacatgcacacatgcacgcacacatacatacatacatgcacacatacatacatgcacacatacatacatgcacacatacatacatgcacacatacatacatgcacacatgcacacatacatacatacatacatgcacacatacatacatgcacacatacatacatgcacacatacatacatgcacacatgcacgcatacatacatgcacacatacatacatgcacacatacatacaagcacacatacatacatgcacacatacatacatgcacacatacatacatgcacacatacatacatgcacacatgcacacatacatacatacatacatgcacacatacatacatgcacacatacatacatgcacacatacatacatgcacacatgcacgcatacatacatgcacacatacatacatgcacacatacatacaagcacacatacatacatgcacacatacatacatacatacatacatgcacgcatacatacatacatgcatacatacatgcatacatactgtatacatgcaGTTTgttactgtatacacacacagttatatgttaaaggggacctattatgcaaaattcacttttaaatgttgtttgaacataaatctgTGTCTTCAAACCCTTTTTGCCTACAATTTTCATAAATATATtctcttggcattttctcaaccaatatgttggcacaattatatttttgtttaacactgatgacatgaaacattgatttcaaacatttaatctcacaccttcagatcaaaagatttttaagataatgagaaacatttcagtcaagtgtgcgtgtgtgtgtatgtatgtgtgtaatatataaaatctcTACACAAATAGTCAtttgaaaaaattatttaagcTTTGATCCCctctgaaacagtgcctattaataaaggtgatgcactctatcaaatgacacacaaattttgtagtaattatcataatattaattaacaaaaaacagatcagtcacaaagtatacccctacatttatcacacttttttttgttttttttaaaaatataccctcatttcaaatctgatgaccaTCAcgctccaaaaaagttgggagggGCCTTCGTTatcttattttgcacttcataatgtaccagacattctcaatcggagacaggtcaggactgcaggcaggccatgctagcacccgcactctgcTTATGCagattatattgtgcactgtagaaggtgaaacgcccaaaatcctaccgatttgtctttggggaatgttgttctcaaagtgttggattattcgctgacgcatctgttggcagatcggtGATACTCGACCCGTCCTCGCTCTTGAAAGACTGggcctttttttggaggctccttatatactatgattagacgattgcttcacctgtttcacatcaccttcttatttcaacttctcacatcactattagtcctaattgtccatgtcccaactttttgggaaCATGCTTTAATTTCAAAATGAACatatttatcttcaaaaaactatgcagttgattagacaAAACATCAAATTCCCTTtgagtttgttttcttttgtttaaatctaagttaaagtacatttacaaaccaCACCTCtgctttattagcattttccatactgttccaacttttttggaactgggtgtgtgtgtgtgtgtctgggtgtgtgtgtgtgtgtgtgtgtgtgtacagttgcaatcaaaattatccccccccccccccaaattgcaaatcaggtttattgtcaaaatttacagactttcatctgtttacaatgaacaaatcaagcaaaagcaattgaaatagtgtgacacaatgaatgcttcaagtggtttccccaaattcaactgaaaatgcaacttatgatttctccagtttcaaaattattcaccccctgaacagaatccctcacaacggCACAGatatgcagaacaggtgttgtctcaagcactgttgatgcaactaatcaagggcttcattagttgcaccaggtgtgtttgagctggaacacatgaaattcatgaactggctaggggtagagaatgtatgaaatacctggacagagcagtaaaaggaagctatcaacggctgcaagcagatttctgagaaggcaggttgtgaaaaaccctcgagtgactgtaaaagacctgcagcgagacttggtgcaacaggcactgaggtttcagtgagcacggTAAGGCAtttactaaacgcagaaggtttccgtgccagaactccaagacgttcaccactactgacccaaaagcacaaaagatcgctcaaaatcatataaataatccacagaagttttgtgattctgttctgtggagcgatgaaacaaaactggaacttttcggcacgatggatcagcgttatgtctggaggaagaagaatgaagaaagaacgctctgtccacagtcgagcatggtggtggctcggcgatgctctggggctgctctgcatcctctggcactggaaacctgcagcgtgtggaaggcgagatggattcactgaagtatcaggaaatcctagaagaaaacatcacgccgtctgtgaggaatctgaagcttggcatcattggaccttccaacaggacaatgaacccaagcatacctcaaattccaccaaggcttggttgcagaagaagtcctggaagattccacaggtcacctgacttgaaccccatagaaaatctctggtgggatgtgaagaaggcggttgcagcacgcaaacccaagaatattactgaactggaggccattgctcatgaggttCCTCAGGAAAGCTgtcagaagctctgcatctcatttgcagaaggtcataacagcaaaaaggaactctactaagtactaaagatgtttGCCATGAGGGGGTTGagtaattttgaaactggagaaatcataaaTTTTCAGtagaatttggggaaaccacttgaagcattcgtcgtgttgaaccatttcagttgcttttgttctacttgttcattgcaaacagctgaaagtctgtcaattttgacaataaacttgatttgcaatgTAGGTtgaatacagttgcaatcacatttgtgtgtgtataattttacaggtgcatctcaaatctcaaaaaattagaatatcgtggaaaagttagttttttctgtaatttaattttaaaaaagtggaagTTTCATATAatgtagattcattacacacacagtgaaatgtttcaagccttttttgttttgatcttgatgattacggtttacagattatggaaatcaaaaattgAGTATGTCAAAAtgttagaataaagaatttataatacagaaatgtcgagcTTCTGGATTGAATATCTGCTTTCTAGCCATGCAGCAAGCAGAAATCTCTTGCTTGCTACATGTAGCATACTTCAGGTCAGTAGGTTGTTGATGAATGTCGCTCTTCGTTAGGATGCTGATAATAAAGTTGAGCGCACCTGGGGTGACTGCACAGTGCAGAAGAAGTACTCTCACGTGGATCTGGTTGTCATGGTGGATGGATATGAAGGAGAGAAAGGTGCCATCATTGCAGGAAGCAGAGGATATTTCTTGAAGGTTGAGTATAAAAATGACACCTAATTTAtgcataattaaataaattatacaaaaatattGATCTTGAGAATGTATAGCTGGTGGGCTGCCCTGTTCTTTGTATATAATGTAGAacataatttgcataatttaatgttttatactGTTTGTCAGCtatacattaaaacaaattatctGCCGAATAATTAGTaatgtaaatattcatattcaaattaaggcataattttaattaattaaattattaattaaattattaattaaattaaaattataaaaattttacattttgcaaCACAATGTGTCATAACCAATTAATGTatattgtttttgtgttgtattgtcATTTTCATTAGGGACCTCTAGTTTTCCTGGAGCAGGCTTTGATTAACTATGCCCTGCGGGTCCTTTACAGCAAGAATTACACGATCCTCTATACACCTTTCTTCATGCGGAAAGAGGTCATGCAGGAAGTTGCTCAACTCAGCCAGTTTGACGAGGAGCTATACAAGGTTTTTACCTTTCAATTTTGCTTATTGGCAGGGGtgtaaaaaaggaagaaaaaagtaaaaatcttACGTCACTGGACGTAAGCTGACAAAAATACTCAAGTGAAAGTAGATGAAATGAAATTAAGtttctacttttaaatgtattctACTATAAAAAAGTGACCTGTTAAAATTAAGttatgtttctgtgtgtaaaAACTGTTACAAAACTTCTTGAATCTCTGTACATTTGCTGGTCATATGCATGAGAGATGGGAGTTAAGCCGATGTGAGGTCTCCTTCCAtctcatatttaattaaatatgtgatatttaaaaatatatatataatatttatttatttatttatttatttatttatttatttattttaaatcgttTAAGCCATATAATAAATGTCATCACCTAATAGTGTATGCAGTTGAACAGTTTCTATTAGTTCATTTTCTTAGAAATGTCCAAGTATCACTAGACCATGCCCCTGTCCAAAAATCAGCAGCATATGGGTTTTGAGGGTGAAGGATTCTGTCCACGAGTCATTGAAATGTGGCCTGGGCTCCAGACAAGCCGAATGCAATGGTGACAAATTGGTGCAACCAAAATGAAGTGGAGAAGggtgtttgtctgtttttcccTCAGGACATTGGAGTCCTTGGTTAAATACAGTGTTGAAGTACACGTGAGCTGCGCCTAACTGATTAAACAGTTCAATAGCGCATGGCATTTGATAAGCTTTAAATTTAGATGCTGCTTTGGTTTCTGaagtccacacaaaaaaaaaaaatacaacaggcATAACCGGTCCAGGAGGGGAACCAAGATGACGGGCCAGGTGCAGTCACTTTATTACCGTGTTATCAAGCATGTCATGGAGCTCTTTCTGAAAAAGCCTGTTTCTTGTACTCTGGGTAAATGGTCAGCTGTGCACAACCACTCCAGTGGGAGTCTATATGACACCAGTCATATACTGTCAATGCTGTCCTGTGACACCAGTGTGACCAGGCAGAGGCAAAAACACCTCAGAGAAAACCAATTGCAGCTATTCTGCTTTCTGGGATGGTGAGGCATGGTCTCCATAGGGAACCGAGGTGGATAGACATTTTTCAGGTTCACCTACGGTCCCAGCTCCTCATTCTCAGAAAACTGTCAATAAGTCAACAGAGGCTGCGTTTTTCCGTGGTTTTAGGAGGTTGAGATGGTATATTTGTTATGCGTCTCCCCTGTCTGTTCACCTTACCTAATAGTCAGCTTCCCTGACTTGCCATGTGGCCTCAAACAGCCCTTGCCTGAAATTCTGGCTAATTTGTCCCCAGAATTAATTGATGGGTAAAGTGAGGGATACAGACTGTTTATTTGGCCCCAGAAATGTATATTTATGGGCACTTGTGGATATTCATTAGTATCTCCAAGCACACACCCTTCACCTTCACCTGGCATGCTCTATTCAATACCCTACCTTAAATCAGGCTTTGGTGGATCGAGGTTTGATGATGATGCATACCCGCTTGGATAGTTACAGGtataccatacatacctactTGATCAGGGGAGGCTTGTGGCACATCGTGGGCTGAACCAATGCCCACCTCCATCATGAGGCATTGGTCCTTGAAATGTCCGTGCTCCCCGCAACCTGCCTGGGCCTTACCACTGCACTTGTGGACCTCTATGGGGATCCCTATGTGTCAAGAGAGAAAGGAATAGATGGAATGGGGAAATGGGCTGTTTAAATGTGAGGCGATGGCACATTGTTCTAGTAGTAGATTTGCATCCTTTCTTTGAGTCATTGTACAGTATTTTGTTAGCTAGTTTGTGGTATAGCTTAGGCCTAGATTAAGGGGTTCCAAAGATCTCTGATGGAAATAATCACCTGTCAACTGCGTAGTGACTGTAGACCGTCAGTCCCCACTCCTAATGCCACTATTAGtgtaattaaaaatgcattGCAAGGGTTGTAGCTCCATTTCTGGAAGAATTCCTGTTTTTGGGACAAGAAATTGATGTTTGGTACTGAACTTCAGTTGTGCAAGTtgtatttgaattttgaaaaagttacaaaataaaatgagcattaatttgacacatttttgtgtttaataGATCATTTGCTGTCACTTGCATAATCAAGTATTCATGCCTATCCCTAccttttgtgattttattttatacatagtCTCATAGTTTAGAGTTTCTGTCTTTGTTCCCTCAACCCTACCTTTGCAGGTTATTGGGAAGAGCAGTGAGCATTCTGATGATACATCAGTGGATGAGAAGTATTTGATTGCCACTTCAGAACAGCCCATAGCAGCCTTCTTGAGAGATGAGTGGCTTAAGCCGGAGGACCTTCCCATACGCtatgctggcatttctacctgCTTCAGACAGGAAGTGGGTTCCCATGGCCGAGACACCCGTGGCATATTTAGGGTTCACCAGTTTGAAAAGGTTAGTTTGCTTATCAAGTGGGAGATGAGCAGTTTTCGTAGTTTACTTGGCTTATTGACTGGGATAAATTCAGCAACACTTACACAGTTTTACCAaactgtagtagtagtagtatttcaCCTTTTAGTgattgatctttttttaaaaaaaataacatctcTCTAAATACCTACACAGATTGAACAGTTTGTGTATGCCTCACCTCATAACAACAAGTCATGGGAGATGTTTGATGAGATGATCACAACTGCAGAAGATTTCTATCAGTCCCTAGGATTACCCTACCGCATTGTTAACATTGTCTCTGgtcagtcattttttttcttttcttaaattaTTGTTTCTTGGGAATTGGAAATTGAGACAAACTTAAATACGCATGTGATGAATCACAAAGGTAGCGATGAAAAGAGTTTATAGTAGTATTAAGTTGTTAAATTAAAATCTTAATTTCCAAACATCACTTAAAATGCTCATTTTAGCCATATTTGatataaatactttatatatatatatatatatatatatatatattttatatatatatatatatatatatatatataatatatatatatatcacatacacacacatacatactatatataacaTTCTGTCAGTTTTGCACGTGAGTTTGAacctataataaatataatttgtcCTGTTTTATAGGTTCTTTAAACTATGCAGCCAGTAAGAAGCTGGATTTGGAGGCTTGGTTCCCAGGATCTCAGGCTTTTAGGGAGCTGGTGTCTTGCTCCAACTGCACGGACTATCAGGCTCGCCGCTTACGTATACGCTATGGCCAGACAAAGAAGATGATGGATAAGGTATTTCCCTAGAGAAAAATCCCCTTAAGAAAGGTGTTAGtactaataatgataatagtacaaaatgctaaaataataactttttttgtacAAGGCTGAGTTTGTGCACATGCTCAATGCAACCATGTGTGCGACTACCCGTGTAATCTGCGCTATTCTGGAGAACTACCAGACTGCAGAGGGCATAATCATTCCAGAGCCACTCAGAGAGTTCATGCCTCCAGGTAAtcatatttatactgtacatgttaatgTATCTcagtatattttaaatgaattttattgttgttgacTATTATAGGCTTTTGGAGATTTTAAGAAGATTAATGATATTACTCAAACTAACTCTTTAGAGCAGGACCTTTGCTgactgtgatgtaatgttaaGTAACATTTGGCAGATTTTTCCAGACATAgagcttttaaaacattttgaaagaTGAAATGGTATTTTGTGAGGATTGTATAAACTTGCTCATATGTTACAgtaccattcattcattcattcatttatttatttatttatttatttatttatttatgtggtTCTTTAATTTAGACTTAACAGAAATAATCAAGTTTGTGAAGGCAGCTCCTATTGACCAAGAGCTGTCAAAGAAGCAGAAGAAACAACATGAgggaggaaagaagaagaagctgcaAGCCAATGACACTGACTTACAAAACAAAGTAGAGAACATGTCAGTGAGCAACTCCTAAAAACCTCTGTCCTGCAGCTGTGGCTATTCATTATAGGTCTCTTCAAAACTTCAATTTCATCCCATTAAtctattataaatatataatttcacACCACCTCTTTGGGTGGCAGTCATGCATGTAAACATCACGGTTAGTTTCGCTGACATGAAACATGGCTTCATGTTCACTGGTGACCTGTTATAGCTGTCAACAATGATCTGTACAGAACTTGCTTGAGATATCTTCAGAGATTCGAGTTTGGTGGCACATCCAAATAAATGAGTATGTAACAATGTGTCAtgtctgttttgtttcattaaaaccaGTTTGGAACTATCTCACTTCATTGGCTATGAAAGCGAGATCCGCACATAAATGCAAATTCCACACACAAGCATAGTgggaactctgtgtgtgtgtgtgtgtgtgtgtgtgtgtgtgtgtgtgtgtgtgcgcagtgtTGACTTTCGTGATTGGTTACAATACCTACAGGCTGCAGCCAATGGGAGCGCTTCTCTATCAGCGCACAGGACCGATCAGTGAACGGAGTTTTAATGGAGCAGAAAATCTTAAACATTTACTTCATCTGATGCCATAGTAGAAACTGATCTGGATAAAGCTGCATGCATGTGCCTGAAATGATCcaggtttaatctattttgaaCACCCTTATTCatcttgatttattttcactgtcaTAGCTTGCTAAGTATTATATCCACAGCTGTGTTAGCCTGtatgtttattacaaataaaaacatggtCAGTAGTTACAGTGgtgtttgtgaaccctttagcaTTTTCTATAGATCTGCATAAATAGGATCTAAAACACAATCAGAAGTTCTTAAAGTAGacagagaacccaattaaacaaatgagacaaaaatattatacatggacatttatttcttgaggaaaataatccactattacatatctgtgagaggcaaaagtatgtgaacctccaggattagcagtttaattcgCAGGTGAAATTAGAGGCGGGTGTTCCTCCATCcaggactggcaccctgtccagggtgtaccccgccttgtgcctgatgctccctgcgataggctccaggattccctatgaccctgaaaaggataagcggttgaagatggatggatggatgttcatccatccactatcaggagaacactgaacaacaattgtgtgcatggcagggttgcgtAGAGAAAGCTCTCCAAAAAGCTGCCCATCTAAAGTTttctaaagatcacatggacaagccagaagtttattgaaaaaatgttttgtggatagataGCCTAAAGAATAAagtagaatttttggtttaaatgagaagcgttatgtttggagaaaggaaaacactgcattccaaaaCAAGAACCGTATCCcagctgtgaaacatggtgct harbors:
- the sars1 gene encoding serine--tRNA ligase, cytoplasmic, producing MVLDLDLFRTDKGGDPEIVRETQRKRFKDVSLVDKLVEADKEWRKCRFIADNLNKAKNLCSKSVGEKMKKKEPVGDDDTLPEEVQSLETLTAEILSTLTVTQIKKVRTLVDEAIKKTDDERLKLEVERFESLREIGNLLHPSVPISNDEDADNKVERTWGDCTVQKKYSHVDLVVMVDGYEGEKGAIIAGSRGYFLKGPLVFLEQALINYALRVLYSKNYTILYTPFFMRKEVMQEVAQLSQFDEELYKVIGKSSEHSDDTSVDEKYLIATSEQPIAAFLRDEWLKPEDLPIRYAGISTCFRQEVGSHGRDTRGIFRVHQFEKIEQFVYASPHNNKSWEMFDEMITTAEDFYQSLGLPYRIVNIVSGSLNYAASKKLDLEAWFPGSQAFRELVSCSNCTDYQARRLRIRYGQTKKMMDKAEFVHMLNATMCATTRVICAILENYQTAEGIIIPEPLREFMPPDLTEIIKFVKAAPIDQELSKKQKKQHEGGKKKKLQANDTDLQNKVENMSVSNS